One Cardiocondyla obscurior isolate alpha-2009 linkage group LG09, Cobs3.1, whole genome shotgun sequence genomic window, AGAAAGACCAGGATAACCGGAAGGATTCTGATTTCCAATTCTATGCAACGCGCTCGGATCCGTTTACCCAAAAGCCGCTATATCCTTTTCGCGTGAAAAACATGATGCTGTCGAAGTGCTATCGTCGTTTTCGACAAGAGATTTTAGCAGTCGACTCTACCTAGAACACGATTATATTTCGTGATCAATATCGGAAACAATATCGTAAACTTTTAATTCTCGTGGAAATAGACATTAGGTGGTACgaataaaatctatttatattCTAGAAGGAAAAAGTAGAAATGACTGTAGTTCTATTCTTTAATCACGTGCGAGTAACTGGGACGCTGTTGGTTCGATAAATAAGTAATAGCACATCTCCGTTATACATACAtgtttatacatttttatttttagagatTTTAAACTTAATAGCTGATGATAGATGCAGcaaaaaactaaaaagtaaaataagaaaaacttGTATGTACATAAAGTGTCATATACGATAATTGTAAGGATATAAATCAATAACGAATTTAtaatgacaaaattaatatttattaatttcgcgcttgaagtaacttttaaatatcaaaaatgtattaagaaaataattatcttaataacGTTAAGAGTCAGACACTTCTAACATGTATTCAAGATTGTCTTGATCTCTACCCAGAAAAAAAGGTGAATACTTTTGTACTTGTCTAATAACAAATCTGGGGGATGGTCCGACTCAACTTTTTGGAAACTTTATCTAACATGCATTTGTCTCGATCTTTGTTTCAAAATGAATAAAGACACATGACATATTACCAGTCAGGTAAAGTTACCTAAAAGTTGAAACAATCGGCTCCTAGCTCTTTCTTCTTTGTACTTTTGTTATCGTTCTTACGTCATTGCCCGTTAATTCACTATTATCTACTAATACCCGAGTTATGATGGCGTTTACAGGTCGATGGGATGAAGGTCGCCGATGTGCGAGAGGCAGTGCGATTCAGTAAGGATTACGCGCTTAGGATTACGACTCGATTGTACTGGAGATTATAACTTATCGTTATTTTGGTGACAGTATGAGCGATCCCGATCACTCCTATCGTACTAGAGAGGAAATTAAAGCTGTGCAAACTGAACAAGACCCAATCAGACTGTTTGCCAACCTTGTCGTGGAAAGAAAGGTATAATGACCGAAAAAGACGTCGAAGTAACTTTATTACTTGAAaggtattattaatatatattattattaattatattataatacactacagcatattaaaaattttaaagataactTCTTAACTTCCATTACACAAAATGGAACTTAAGAAGTTATCCTTGAAATTCTTATAATAGTTTGACAGCTGACGCGTGTTTCAACTTCTCGTTGCGTGTCTAGGACGTGCGGATGTCAGTCTACAAGGAAGTCGATCAGGAAGTGGAGCAAGCCAAGGCCGATCAGTGGCCAGAAATATCGGAAATCTCGACTAACGTTTACGCCAAACCGCTGGAGAACATTCGCGGCAACGATCCCTGGGAGCTACATTGAAGGGCAAATTAACTCGAGGCTCTACACAAACTCGTTAAATTGCTCTCAGGATTTCGCAATTAACATCACATGTATTCTCTTGGCAAAAAAATATCAACCATGGTCGTGAAAGGTATAcgtatctttttaaaattgattttaaaaatatcgagagGCGGACTGAAACTTTAAGAAAATTCTTAACTTTGTCTACGTTAGCGAGCAATTATATTGCGTTATTCAACGCTCAAGATTGTAAGTTTGGAAGAAGATGCGAAACCGAGTGAACCtccataatttttaattcccagaaacgataaattaaatttgaaataagtGACAGAAACAGCGAAAAGGCAGAGGAGACGGATGCAAGCTCGATGAATGAGTCAGATCGTGAAAGGGGCGTAGGAGAAGCGCAGCAGAGCCAACGTGGAGGGCAAGAGGAGGCTGTCATGGGCTCTCTTCTTTGCGGGAGTCGCCTTGCGTCGCTCGCACGTGTCACGTCGTGCCAATTGAACTCTTAAACGAGGCGACAGTCGCCCGTGGACCGCGTCCGAAGTATCTTTACCTACCTACCTATCGAcattccttttatttttaacaccCCGGCCATAGTTAATCGACGAATCTACagcaagtattttttttcaatgtaaatattttttttttttatgatatatttatatttaattttactttattgtttattaaaaaaaattatttattattttatcttgatGCTATATAATGTCTCAATAAAGTGTTtcagattttaaattttactaaaatttaaaagtaaatgataaatgttttttttaagcaaaatctAGAAACGACAAGCGATGAACCGATCGAAAGGGCGGAGTCTGAAAATTCAAGAACGCAAAAAGGATGTGATTTAAAGTGAACGAACAGAGGTCGATCGCTAATAAACTGGGCGACAAGCAGGCCACGTCATCGTCGGCAAGACACTAAGGAATTCCGGTCTAATAAACGATTCTGGAGTGACTTGAACGACACGTTGGTTGAATTGCAACGTAAACATAAAAAGGTAATTCGCAGCTCGTCAAGTCTATCGTTTTGCTAGACAGATGCACCGCGAGATCTATCACTTCTACACTGAGAGAAAAGTATAGCTactttaaaattcaattacaattttataatatttctaataaaaattatgattgactcgattgtatttaaattgatttaatcacatttatcatttaaaatattataaacttaTGGTTAAATTCtgaagtaaatatattttcctctGTTTATGCAAtgcgcaaaaaataaaaatttaaagcgataaaatattatctgtgATGACTACATTTTAAATGCTCATATCCTGGAAGTTGATATCTATGAATGTGACTACATTTCTAACTGAtcttaatgtttttattttaatttcaggtTTATCCAATTTCccgcaattatattttaagagTAAACAGCAATATGGAAATTGATATGAACGTCAACGACATATTGCGaggtataaatttaatataatagaaCAGTTTTTATAGAAAACCATgcattaaattgcattttttctctcacgaatatatgtaacaaatgttaacttttaatttatgttgCATTAACAGAAGTGATAACGTTTCTCGAATGCCTCCGCGACGCGCAGCTTCCGGTGATGTTGGAGAATCTGCGAGAGAAATTGCTGGCGCGATCGAAAAATGCCCTAAAGACTATCACGACCATGGCCCGAGCCTCGTCCTCCTCTGAGCCTTACTTGGATATGCAGTCCGGCCCCAAAAGTCTGTTGTTGCGGAACGAAGGCGATTTAGAGGAGTACGTAGGCATGGAAGAATCTAATTCTTGTACCAACACTCAGGATTACTACTACGAGACTTTCGACAACAAAAATCAGGCCATGAGCGTGCGTCGAGAGGAGGACAACGAACAAGACGAAGCTCAGGTCCTGATATCAATCTACAAAAATTTATCGGCCGTACAAGTCAGGAGCAAATGTCACAAATGTGGACCACTTCATAGGAAGGAAGGTAAAAAGCTGTTTCTATCTGAGAGCCGCGCCTGCTGGATTGCGCTTGTCGGCTCGCACTTACTCATCTACCGAAGCGAACGGCAGAACCAGCCGCACACCATTTATCCAATTCACGGCTACATGGCTCGTCCAGCACCGAATGTGGTTCCCCGGAATCGGCGAAAGAGCGAGTCGGCTTTTGAAATATACAGCCCAGGAAATGAGACGCTGCAATTTATCGCGAGAACGCCGGAAGATATGGAACAGTGGGTGACAAAAATTTGTGAAGTAGAACGTAATCGCAACGAAAGTGTAGAGAACAAAGaccgcgagaaaaaaaaatacgccgTTGAATCGACATCGATAAATCGCTGCAAAAACAACGACGAAACAACATTTGTCAACGATAAGTCTACTGTGGCTAAGGATGAATTGGCAAAGAGAAACAATAAAGATCAAGTTAGGcgaaaaaatttaagagaaaaaaatggaaaggaAAAAGCGCCTCCACTACCAGCTCGAATACCGCGGAAACTTCCCTCTTTGCCTCCCACAAACTCTTCTTTGACAATGTCTTCTTCTAAAGTAACCATTGAGgctgaaaacaaaaattgcaaCGATGAAGATGAAGATGATGACGACGATATTTACCACAGAATCGAAGACTTGCGGAATAAAACGCGTTACGAGAATctggtattattaaaaaaacgacAGGCTGATGATGAAGAGAGAGACGAAAGACAGAAGGAAACTTACGATGATGTTCTGACGTCTAAGGAGAAAAGCAGATCCGATAGCCAGGCGCAGGAGGCCAAATCCTACGACACGAAGTCGCTTCAGGAAACGTACGACGATATCGTTGGATTTTCGCGTCTCGAAACTGCAAGCGTCGAGTTGAAACAAAGTCGTAATAACGAGACATCCGTCGCTGATcacgagaaaaaagaaggaactTACGATGATGTGCAAGTAAGTTTCTCGAAAATAATTCAGGAACacttttttgaaaaaatcgttttccgaaattaagaaaatctttatttatttgttcaaTGTAGAATTTGATtccaaatagaaaaattatcaaaagtcCCGTCAAAAATCAGATCGAAGCGTCCAACAAGCTTcagaaaaaatcttttctgGATAGAGTTCTGAGTAGGGGAGAGTCACCTGTGAAACCGGACAAGAAAGAGAGGCATTGCAACAAGAATAAGGTTTCATCATCGTCTTTGGACGTGGAAGAGATGCCCACTTACGACGACGTTTCCGATTTGACAGCAAATCAGGAAAGTTTAGCGGTCGGCGGGGAGGAACTGCCAGAATATAATTGTCCTCCTCCGCCCAGGCCGATTTATGAAAAAAGATTGCCAGCAGAAAGCGAGAGTAATCTTAATGAAACCCAAGAATTCTatgacaatattttaaatgcctaTCCAGAACATGATAAAACTGATCAGGTGAGTTGTCTCTTATGGagttcgtttttttatttttttttttattttaatttaatttaatttttttttgtatgtcCCAGAAAATAGAGAATATTGTTGCAATATTTTGTGTTAACTGGAATTCAactgtttaattttacttatatttttttggcTCTTATTATACTCTTTATTTTGATAGAAAATTAGCCCTCAATCACATAAAAAATCAGCGAAAGAAACAGTATGCGAAATAATACAGAAAGCGGAATCGAAAGCAAACGGCAGTTCCACCGAAGAAGAAGTAGAGCATTATCAGTCACCAAAGAGTGACTTGTGTGTTTGCGATCCTATGCAGATGAATCAGAACGATTACGACGATATAACGCTGTGGACCAACTTTATGACACGGCGaagagatttttctttttttgagaaaaatgaCGACTCCAAATCTGGTAGTTCCGACAAGAAATATTGGAGTCGATTCGCCGTTAACAAAAAAACACGATTTACGACTGATTTCAGCTGTGCTGCCGAAACAAATAAGCGAGGTGGTAATGAGGCAAGTGACGAGATCGATTCATTTGAAAATAATGGGCCTGTAAAAAAGAATACCTTTCAAAAATTGATCAGCAGAATGGAAAATTCTCTCTCCAAAGTTTCCATTAGAAGCTCATCCTCACTGTCGACAGGCAAGCCAAGTATATCTAACAGCAGTTTGTGAAGTTCATCGTTTACTTGTTATCTGAAAGACTATCTCTATTTATAATtgcttttttcgattttatctcatatatatttccaattaaaaacTGATGTTTTATACCTCCTagcgatatttaaaaatttatgttcgATGTTAGCTCGCTTCTATAAGTATCATTAAGTATTAAGTTAAAccgtcgattaaattttttgactATCCTATTTGTAATTGTTATTTTCGATTTCATAtatatttccaatttaaaaCTGACTTCGATCTCCTagcgataatatttaaaaaaatcattcaTCTATTTCTGTATGTAAGGTATtagattaggttaggttaaacTATCGATCCTAAATACGAATGCGTCTTAAGGCCTAACTGTTGTAAGTTCACTCTAACTTCCACTCCGATCACAGCCATTCACAGCCGCTCCATCTACAAATCCATTGTAGTTTCGGGTTTTTCCGTTGCAACTTGCCACTCAGCACTCTTGCCAGCATTGCCTTGAAGCCATTGGAGTGGTTTATGCGTAGTCAAGCGCGGTGTAACCTGTATTGTATAGTTTCTCACCCAACTTTGCCTTATTTGAAAAGgtttgtaaataataatgtttaatttatcagTAGTTTCTTATAAAGGAATATTTTTCCTATTTGGAACATTGTAATACATGTGAAAGTAAAAAGGTTGTGCAGAAATTCTGCCGGTTTTATAAACTGTAATTTTGTTAACctatatgttattttttcgataatattatttttcaatatgtTATATCTTTAAGATTGCAtcttgattatttattaaaaaaatctgatgAATAGTTATATTCTTATATGTATGtagttttgtttaaaattttcttattattaacataattGATTTGCAGATGGAGAGTGATTATGATGATGATCGTACTGGTTGGGGAGATGAGATGAATCGAAGCACAGACGAATGTGGTGGAGAAGATACATTTGATAATCCACAGGAAGTACTGAATGAATGTTTGGATAAGTTTAAAACAGCTGATTATATAATGGAGCCTGGCATTTTTGCTCAACTTAAAAGATACTTTCAAGCTGGAGGAAATCCTGAACAAGTTATAGAATTATTgtctaaaaattatacagcTTGTGCACAGACAGCAAATTTACTTGCAGAATGGCTGATCCTTGCTGGGGTAAAGGTTACTGATGTACAGGCAAtggtagaaaataatttgaaagatATGATTCTTAAGACTTTTGATCCCAAAAAGGCAGATAAGATCTTTACAGAAGAGGGTGAAACTCCTGCCTGGTTAACAGAAATGATACAGCATCCTACATGGCGTTCACTTATTTATAGACTTGCTGAAGAGTATCCAGAttgtttaatgttaaattttactaTCAAGCTTATATCTGATGCTGGATTCCAAGGTGAAATTACAAGTATTTCAACAGCAGCTCAACAAATTGAGGTTTTCTCACGTGTCTTGAAAACAGCAATTGCTGGATTTCTTCAAAATACAGAAAATTGGCAATCCAGTATACAAGAGTGTGCGAAAATGGTGTGTCACGGTCAACACACCTATGTATACAGTC contains:
- the LOC139105761 gene encoding hepatoma-derived growth factor-related protein 2: MEIDMNVNDILREVITFLECLRDAQLPVMLENLREKLLARSKNALKTITTMARASSSSEPYLDMQSGPKSLLLRNEGDLEEYVGMEESNSCTNTQDYYYETFDNKNQAMSVRREEDNEQDEAQVLISIYKNLSAVQVRSKCHKCGPLHRKEGKKLFLSESRACWIALVGSHLLIYRSERQNQPHTIYPIHGYMARPAPNVVPRNRRKSESAFEIYSPGNETLQFIARTPEDMEQWVTKICEVERNRNESVENKDREKKKYAVESTSINRCKNNDETTFVNDKSTVAKDELAKRNNKDQVRRKNLREKNGKEKAPPLPARIPRKLPSLPPTNSSLTMSSSKVTIEAENKNCNDEDEDDDDDIYHRIEDLRNKTRYENLVLLKKRQADDEERDERQKETYDDVLTSKEKSRSDSQAQEAKSYDTKSLQETYDDIVGFSRLETASVELKQSRNNETSVADHEKKEGTYDDVQNLIPNRKIIKSPVKNQIEASNKLQKKSFLDRVLSRGESPVKPDKKERHCNKNKVSSSSLDVEEMPTYDDVSDLTANQESLAVGGEELPEYNCPPPPRPIYEKRLPAESESNLNETQEFYDNILNAYPEHDKTDQKISPQSHKKSAKETVCEIIQKAESKANGSSTEEEVEHYQSPKSDLCVCDPMQMNQNDYDDITLWTNFMTRRRDFSFFEKNDDSKSGSSDKKYWSRFAVNKKTRFTTDFSCAAETNKRGGNEASDEIDSFENNGPVKKNTFQKLISRMENSLSKVSIRSSSSLSTGKPSISNSSL